GGGAACGATGAGAAGAGTTGTTATTACAGGTCTGGGAGTCGTTTCGCCTATCGGTATAGGGCATCATGACTTCTGGGAGGCATTATTGGCAGGACAATCGGGCGTGGCCAAAATTACGCGCTTTGACGCGACGGATTTTGCCACACAAATCGCCGCCGAGGTCAAGAACTTTGACCCAGCTGCTTACATGGACAAGAAAGAAGCCAAGCGCATGGACCGCTTCGCTCAATTTGCCGTAGCCGCAGCGGGGCTAGCGCTAAAAGACGCCGGAATAGCTGTCAGTGCAGACAACGCGGCCGATATTGGCGTCTATGTCAGTTCCGGTATCGGGGGGCTAGAGACCATGGAGGCGCAGTGGACTGTCCTTAAAGACAAGGGCCCGCAAAAAGTCAGCCCCTTCTTTATTCCCATGATGATCGGCAATATGGGGGCAGGGCAAGTTGCCCTTACCTTTGGTCTCAAAGGGCCTACGAGCAATATAGTGACAGCCTGTGCCAGCGGCGCCCAAGCCGTGGGCGATGCTTTTCGTGTCATTGCGCGGGGGGACTGCGAAGTAATGTTGGCAGGCGGTAGCGAGGGCTCTATCACGCCGCTGTCTGTAGCGGGCTTCAATGCAGCGCGCGCACTTAGCACTAGTAACGACAATCCCACCAAGGCCAGTCGGCCCTTCGACCAAAACCGCGATGGCTTTGTCATGGGGGAAGGTGCGGGAGTGCTCGTACTGGAGAGTCTCGACCATGCTCTAGCCCGGGGTGCCAGGATTTACGCCGAAGTCGCTGGGTATGCCGCGACTAACGATGCCTATCATATTACCTCGCCCGACCCCGAGGCCGCAGGTACGACGAGGTGTATGCGGCTAGCTTTACAAGACGCCGGGCTATCGCCAAGCGATATAGACTATGTAAACGCCCACGGCACTTCGACCGATCTAAACGATCGTTTAGAAACAAAGGCCATCAAAATAGTTTTCGGCGAACACGCCAAAAACCTCGCCATTAGCTCCACAAAGTCCATGATCGGGCATCTACTTGGCGCGGCGGGGGCTGTCGAGCTTATCGCCACGGTGAAGAGCATCTTTCTGGGCGTAGTTCACCCCACCATCAATCTCGAGCACCCGGACCCCGACTGCGACCTAGACTATGTAGCCGAAGGCGCACGGCAGATGCCGATACGCGCCGCTCTCAAGAACTCCTTTGGCTTTGGAGGGCATAATTGCTCCCTGGTAGTCAAACCCGCTCCCTAGACAGCGACACAGGGGACGGCAGACTGATCGACACGGGGGA
The window above is part of the Bacillota bacterium genome. Proteins encoded here:
- the fabF gene encoding beta-ketoacyl-ACP synthase II; this encodes MRRVVITGLGVVSPIGIGHHDFWEALLAGQSGVAKITRFDATDFATQIAAEVKNFDPAAYMDKKEAKRMDRFAQFAVAAAGLALKDAGIAVSADNAADIGVYVSSGIGGLETMEAQWTVLKDKGPQKVSPFFIPMMIGNMGAGQVALTFGLKGPTSNIVTACASGAQAVGDAFRVIARGDCEVMLAGGSEGSITPLSVAGFNAARALSTSNDNPTKASRPFDQNRDGFVMGEGAGVLVLESLDHALARGARIYAEVAGYAATNDAYHITSPDPEAAGTTRCMRLALQDAGLSPSDIDYVNAHGTSTDLNDRLETKAIKIVFGEHAKNLAISSTKSMIGHLLGAAGAVELIATVKSIFLGVVHPTINLEHPDPDCDLDYVAEGARQMPIRAALKNSFGFGGHNCSLVVKPAP